One Brassica napus cultivar Da-Ae chromosome A1, Da-Ae, whole genome shotgun sequence genomic region harbors:
- the LOC106374160 gene encoding transcription factor MYB102, which yields MGRSPCCEKTGLKKGPWTSEEDQKLVDYIQQHGYGNWRTLPKNAGLQRCGKSCRLRWTNYLRPDIKRGRFSLEEEETIIHLHSFLGNKWSAIAARLPGRTDNEIKNFWNTHIRKKLLRMGIDPVTHSPRLDLLDISSILASSLYNSSSHHVNMSRLMMDTHRQQQQHPLVNPEILKLATSLFSQNQTQTQNHNQNQNFVVDHDTNTHEHHSVYHQDVNQARVNQFQTGHQDYQPCMPPFPNEAQFNDMDHQFNGFGEQTLASTSNTSVQDCNIPSFNDYANSSFVLDPSYSDQIFSFANSVLNTPSSSPTTLNSSSTTYINSSSCNTEDEMESYCSNLVKFDIPDFLDVNDFLI from the exons ATGGGAAGATCACCTTGCTGCGAGAAGACTGGCCTCAAGAAAGGGCCATGGACGTCTGAGGAAGACCAGAAGCTTGTTGATTATATCCAGCAACATGGATATGGTAACTGGAGAACCCTCCCCAAAAATGCTG GTTTGCAAAGATGTGGCAAGAGTTGTCGGCTAAGGTGGACTAATTATCTCCGACCAGATATAAAGCGAGGGCGATTCTccttggaagaagaagaaactattATTCATCTTCATAGCTTTTTAGGAAACAA atGGTCTGCTATTGCGGCACGTTTGCCTGGAAGAACAGATAACGAGATCAAAAACTTTTGGAACACACATATTAGAAAGAAGTTGCTTAGAATGGGGATCGATCCAGTGACTCACAGTCCCCGACTTGATCTCCTTGATATCTCATCCATCTTGGCATCATCTCTATACAATTCCTCTTCACATCATGTCAACATGTCAAGACTCATGATGGATACTCATCGTCAACAGCAACAACATCCTTTGGTTAACCCCGAGATTCTCAAACTTGCTAcctctctcttttctcaaaaccaaacccaaacccaaaaccacaaccaaaaccaaaacttcGTGGTGGATCATGACACAAATACCCACGAGCACCACTCAGTTTATCATCAAGATGTTAACCAAGCCAGAGTAAATCAGTTCCAAACCGGCCATCAAGATTACCAACCTTGCATGCCGCCATTCCCCAATGAAGCTCAGTTCAACGACATGGATCATCAGTTCAATGGTTTTGGAGAACAAACTCTCGCTTCAACCTCGAATACATCAGTCCAAGATTGCAATATTCCATCGTTCAACGACTATGCAAACTCTAGTTTTGTATTAGATCCTTCTTATTCAGACCAGATCTTTAGTTTTGCTAATTCGGTCTTGAACACGCCATCCTCGAGCCCGACTACATTAAACTCCAGTTCCACGACTTACATCAATAGTAGCAGTTGCAACACTGAGGATGAAATGGAAAGCTATTGCAGTAATCTCGTAAAATTTGATATTCCCGATTTCTTGGACGTTAATGATTTTCTCATATAA
- the LOC111214041 gene encoding lysine-specific demethylase JMJ25-like isoform X1, which produces MSENDAIPDEFRCNRSDGKQWRCKRRALEGKKLCETHTSQLTQKRDREKAAASTKLARSGNGDEAAASSEMEANEGGIRDCELGKPRKRKRVVEEEDEAVRKLQLDLIRMALKREAEKNKKKKKLPKKEKKKKKSKGFGGFVGEELTKVLPNGIMAISPPSPSRSDVSSSPCCDVKVGEEVISVSRRRFRSKNIDRLPFGKMQMVPFKGKVVNAKKRCHWCGTRGSEDLISCLSCEKEFFCVDCIEKRNKGSKEEVEKKCPVCCGSCRCKSCLATMSGVTECKKSRIRSDIDRVLHLHYAVCMLLPVLKEINSEDKVEVVNDTETKGRNLDERQIHSSELTSDDQQLCCDSAIVDSQKNCTCSSSVLRMSSDQDGSQGRLSRKVGLVKYSNGIESCKPPLSDAWDQSLKEALTECKLKDVKGGRKNLSFRSLYSLELTRKLEISAEEIVSCYELPEVLDRYLRCPFCPGREKQSGNSNDNHLKEASRRCEDVTGNFLYYPTAMDFQQNNLEHFQTHWSKGHPVIVRSVLKGGSSLNWDPVAMFCNYLRNSNRKTGNTTDCMDWFEVEIGVKQVFLGSLRGKAETNTCQERMKLDGWLSSSLFKEQFPNHYAEILRILPLPHYMDPRCGLLNMAADLPDSIQTPKLGPCLSISYRSGEDAKLDYLKKLGFETCDTVDILLHVTETLVSTKQICRIRKLMRNIGRVRSKNPEKVKESRFGRGKKQDRNNASYVQRDLSDDYSSSDSESSQLCLGSEFQVEERESSSDSCVEESLSNSCGARWDVFQTQDVSKLLEYMNNHSLELAPMGSTKTKASHPLLEQSYYLDECHKAKLKEEFDVEPWSFDQCVGEAVIVPAGCPYQNKKNKSCVNAVLNFLSPEHVAESVKRMEELNQLPQSVKTKANKIEVKKMAIHKVSEAIKEIRERTSSGSSAASRL; this is translated from the exons ATGTCGGAGAACGACGCGATCCCCGACGAGTTTCGCTGCAACCGCTCCGACGGGAAGCAATGGCGGTGCAAGCGACGGGCTTTGGAAGGGAAGAAGCTCTGCGAGACTCATACCTCGCAGCTTACTCAGAAGCGGGACAGGGAGAAAGCTGCTGCGTCGACAAAGCTCGCTAGATCAGGAAACGGAGACGAAGCGGCGGCGTCTTCAGAGATGGAGGCGAACGAAGGAGGGATTAGGGATTGTGAATTGGGGAAACCGAGGAAGAGGAAGCGAGTggtggaggaagaagacgaagcGGTGAGGAAATTGCAGTTGGATTTGATTAGGATGGCGTTGAAGAGAGAAGCtgagaagaataagaagaagaagaagttaccgaagaaggagaagaagaagaagaagagtaaagGGTTTGGTGGTTTTGTTGGGGAAGAGTTAACGAAGGTTCTACCTAATGGCATTATGGCGATTTCTCCACCTTCTCCGAGTAGAAGCGATGTGTCGTCATCTCCTTGTTGTGATGTTAAAGTAGGAGAAGAAGTGATCTCAGTGAGTAGAAGAAGATTCAGGTCTAAGAACATTGACCGGTTACCTTTTGGGAAAATGCAG ATGGTTCCTTTCAAGGGAAAAGTGGTTAATGCGAAGAAGAGGTGCCATTGGTGTGGAACCAGAGGATCTGAGGACTTGATTAGCTGTCTGAGTTGTGAAAAAGAGTTCTTTTGCGTTGATTGTATCGAGAAAAG GAACAAGGGATCAAAAGAAGAAGTTGAGAAAAAATGCCCTGTATGCTGTGGATCATGTAGGTGCAAGTCTTGCTTAGCCACTATGTCTGGAGTCACTGAATGTAAG AAGTCGCGGATAAGGAGTGACATTGACAGAGTTTTGCATCTACATTATGCTGTGTGCATGCTTCTTCCTGTATTAAAAGAAATCAACTCAGAAGACAAAGTAGAGGTCGTAAATGACACAGAAACGAAAG GGCGAAATCTAGATGAACGGCAAATCCATAGCTCTGAATTAACCTCTGATGATCAACAACTCTG TTGTGACTCTGCCATTGTGGATTCTCAAAAAAATTGCACCTGCAGCTCCTCTGTTCTCAGGATGAGTTCTGATCAAGACGGGAGTCAAGGGAGGTTATCTAGAAAGGTTGGGTTGGTTAAATACTCGAATGGTATAGAATCTTGTAAGCCACCCTTATCTGATGCTTGGGACCAATCTCTCAAAGAAGCTCTAACGGAATGTAAGCTAAAAGATGTCAAAGGGGGCAGGAAAAACCTTTCCTTCAGGAGTCTATACTCTCTGGAGCTGACAAGAAAATTAGAGATCAGTGCAGAAGAAATAGTCAGTTGCTATGAGTTGCCTGAAGTCTTAGATAGATACTTAAGATGTCCGTTTTGTCCTGGAAGAGAAAAGCAATCTGGTAATAGTAATGACAACCATTTGAAAGAAGCATCCAGGAGATGTGAAGACGTAACTGGTAACTTCTTATACTATCCCACAGCGATGGATTTTCAACAAAACAATCTCGAACATTTTCAGACGCACTGGAGCAAAGGGCATCCTGTTATAGTTCGTAGTGTGTTAAAGGGAGGCTCAAGCCTTAACTGGGATCCAGTAGCCATGTTCTGTAACTATCTTAGGAACAGCAATAGAAAAACCGGTAATACAACTGATTGCATGGATTGGTTTGAG GTAGAAATTGGGGTAAAGCAAGTTTTTTTGGGCTCTTTGAGAGGGAAGGCTGAGACTAATACTTGTCAAGAGAGGATGAAGCTGGATGGATGGCTTTCATCTTCTTTGTTTAAAGAACAGTTCCCAAATCATTATGCTGAAATACTGAGAATATTACCACTTCCTCATTACATGGATCCGAGGTGTGGTCTACTAAATATGGCTGCCGACCTGCCTGACAGTATCCAGACACCCAAGCTAGGTCCATGCCTCAGTATTTCCTACAGGAGTGGTGAAGATGCAAAGCTTGATTATCTGAAGAAGCTAGGTTTTGAAACTTGTGACACG GTTGATATCTTGTTGCATGTCACAGAAACACTAGTGTCTACAAAACAGATCTGCAGAATAAGAAAGCTAATGAGAAATATCGGAAGAGTAAGATCTAAAAACCCAGAAAAGGTTAAGGAGAGCAGATTTGGTAGGGGAAAGAAGCAAGATAGGAATAACGCTTCATATGTTCAGAGGGATCTGTCGGACGACTATTCTAGTTCTGACTCAGAATCTTCTCAACTCTGTTTAGGCAGTGAGTTTCAGGTAGAGGAAAGAGAAAGTTCCAGTGACTCCTGTGTAGAAGAAAGCCTAAGCAACTCTTGTGGTGCCCGATGGGATGTATTCCAGACGCAAGATGTTTCTAAACTTCTTGAGTATATGAACAACCATTCTCTCGAGCTGGCACCCATGGGTTCCACCAAAACAAAA GCGAGTCATCCATTGCTTGAGCAGAGTTACTATCTTGATGAGTGTCACAAAGCAAAGCTTAAGGAAGAGTTTG ATGTTGAACCATGGAGTTTTGATCAATGTGTTGGTGAAGCAGTCATCGTCCCTGCTGGATGTCcataccaaaataaaaagaataag TCTTGCGTAAATGCGGTCCTGAATTTTCTTTCACCTGAGCACGTTGCTGAATCTGTTAAACGAATGGAAGAACTTAATCAACTTCCTCAGAGCGTCAAAACGAAAGCAAACAAGATTGAG GTGAAGAAAATGGCGATCCATAAAGTCAGCGAAGCCATAAAGGAAATCAGGGAGCGCACATCTTCAGGTTCAAGCGCTGCATCGAGATTATAA
- the LOC125578083 gene encoding uncharacterized protein LOC125578083 gives MVAPTDNRMPLRNCHHIADNLLRQIMQLTCKSVTRKLLALEHLLRKSLLLKLEALNKKDRERRRKPDLKNNLESYVYATKEKVVPAELEALLLAHPEIADAAVIPNLCQN, from the exons ATGGTTGCTCCAACTGATAATCGTATGCCTCTCCGTAATTGCCATCATATCGCTGATAATCTTCTCCGTCAG ATCATGCAACTG ACCTGTAAGTCTGTAACAAGAAAACTGTTGGCCCTGGAGCACCTTTTACGAAAGAGTCTCTTGCTGAAGCTAGAAGCCTTGAACAAGAAAGATagggaaagaagaagaaagcctGATTTGAAAAACAACCTTGAATCTTATGTTTATGCTACCAAAGAAAAG GTTGTTCCAGCTGAGCTTGAAGCATTGTTGCTTGCTCATCCAGAGATTGCTGATGCAGCAGTAATACC AAATCTCTGTCAAAACTGA
- the LOC111200264 gene encoding uncharacterized protein LOC111200264, with product MNIATYYRHSNVILNLHVDKTLVRTRQGRSNDITFITRTQGRRRKMGLCLVKACAATGESEDESRDQSKTERRSFLTLAEAGLVEISGLGAHEKFLCRLTISSLNLLRVISEQEGCSIEELNAGKICDWFFKDKLKREQNMESAVLQWDDPDFPF from the exons ATGAACATTGCCACTTATTATCGTCACTCCAACGTCATCCTTAATCTTCATGTAGACAAGACTTTAGTGAGGACTCGACAAGGAAGGTCAAATGATATTACATTCATAACAAGAacacaaggaagaagaagaaagatgggatTGTGTTTGGTAAAAGCATGTGCCGCTACGGGAGAATCAGAAGACGAATCCAGAGATCAAAGCAAGACCGAGAGAAGAAGTTTCTTGACCTTAGCAGAAGCCGGTCTTGTGGAAATCTCGGGCCTTGGTGCACACGAGAAGTTTCTCTGTCGACTAACg ATATCATCGTTGAACTTACTAAGGGTGATATCGGAGCAAGAAGGATGTTCAATAGAAGAGTTAAATGCTGGAAAAATATGCGACTGGTTCTTTAAAGATAAGCTGAAGAGAGAGCAGAACATGGAATCTGCCGTTCTTCAATGGGATGATCCCGATTTTCCATTTTAA
- the LOC111214041 gene encoding lysine-specific demethylase JMJ25-like isoform X2, whose product MSENDAIPDEFRCNRSDGKQWRCKRRALEGKKLCETHTSQLTQKRDREKAAASTKLARSGNGDEAAASSEMEANEGGIRDCELGKPRKRKRVVEEEDEAVRKLQLDLIRMALKREAEKNKKKKKLPKKEKKKKKSKGFGGFVGEELTKVLPNGIMAISPPSPSRSDVSSSPCCDVKVGEEVISVSRRRFRSKNIDRLPFGKMQMVPFKGKVVNAKKRCHWCGTRGSEDLISCLSCEKEFFCVDCIEKRNKGSKEEVEKKCPVCCGSCRCKSCLATMSGVTECKSRIRSDIDRVLHLHYAVCMLLPVLKEINSEDKVEVVNDTETKGRNLDERQIHSSELTSDDQQLCCDSAIVDSQKNCTCSSSVLRMSSDQDGSQGRLSRKVGLVKYSNGIESCKPPLSDAWDQSLKEALTECKLKDVKGGRKNLSFRSLYSLELTRKLEISAEEIVSCYELPEVLDRYLRCPFCPGREKQSGNSNDNHLKEASRRCEDVTGNFLYYPTAMDFQQNNLEHFQTHWSKGHPVIVRSVLKGGSSLNWDPVAMFCNYLRNSNRKTGNTTDCMDWFEVEIGVKQVFLGSLRGKAETNTCQERMKLDGWLSSSLFKEQFPNHYAEILRILPLPHYMDPRCGLLNMAADLPDSIQTPKLGPCLSISYRSGEDAKLDYLKKLGFETCDTVDILLHVTETLVSTKQICRIRKLMRNIGRVRSKNPEKVKESRFGRGKKQDRNNASYVQRDLSDDYSSSDSESSQLCLGSEFQVEERESSSDSCVEESLSNSCGARWDVFQTQDVSKLLEYMNNHSLELAPMGSTKTKASHPLLEQSYYLDECHKAKLKEEFDVEPWSFDQCVGEAVIVPAGCPYQNKKNKSCVNAVLNFLSPEHVAESVKRMEELNQLPQSVKTKANKIEVKKMAIHKVSEAIKEIRERTSSGSSAASRL is encoded by the exons ATGTCGGAGAACGACGCGATCCCCGACGAGTTTCGCTGCAACCGCTCCGACGGGAAGCAATGGCGGTGCAAGCGACGGGCTTTGGAAGGGAAGAAGCTCTGCGAGACTCATACCTCGCAGCTTACTCAGAAGCGGGACAGGGAGAAAGCTGCTGCGTCGACAAAGCTCGCTAGATCAGGAAACGGAGACGAAGCGGCGGCGTCTTCAGAGATGGAGGCGAACGAAGGAGGGATTAGGGATTGTGAATTGGGGAAACCGAGGAAGAGGAAGCGAGTggtggaggaagaagacgaagcGGTGAGGAAATTGCAGTTGGATTTGATTAGGATGGCGTTGAAGAGAGAAGCtgagaagaataagaagaagaagaagttaccgaagaaggagaagaagaagaagaagagtaaagGGTTTGGTGGTTTTGTTGGGGAAGAGTTAACGAAGGTTCTACCTAATGGCATTATGGCGATTTCTCCACCTTCTCCGAGTAGAAGCGATGTGTCGTCATCTCCTTGTTGTGATGTTAAAGTAGGAGAAGAAGTGATCTCAGTGAGTAGAAGAAGATTCAGGTCTAAGAACATTGACCGGTTACCTTTTGGGAAAATGCAG ATGGTTCCTTTCAAGGGAAAAGTGGTTAATGCGAAGAAGAGGTGCCATTGGTGTGGAACCAGAGGATCTGAGGACTTGATTAGCTGTCTGAGTTGTGAAAAAGAGTTCTTTTGCGTTGATTGTATCGAGAAAAG GAACAAGGGATCAAAAGAAGAAGTTGAGAAAAAATGCCCTGTATGCTGTGGATCATGTAGGTGCAAGTCTTGCTTAGCCACTATGTCTGGAGTCACTGAATGTAAG TCGCGGATAAGGAGTGACATTGACAGAGTTTTGCATCTACATTATGCTGTGTGCATGCTTCTTCCTGTATTAAAAGAAATCAACTCAGAAGACAAAGTAGAGGTCGTAAATGACACAGAAACGAAAG GGCGAAATCTAGATGAACGGCAAATCCATAGCTCTGAATTAACCTCTGATGATCAACAACTCTG TTGTGACTCTGCCATTGTGGATTCTCAAAAAAATTGCACCTGCAGCTCCTCTGTTCTCAGGATGAGTTCTGATCAAGACGGGAGTCAAGGGAGGTTATCTAGAAAGGTTGGGTTGGTTAAATACTCGAATGGTATAGAATCTTGTAAGCCACCCTTATCTGATGCTTGGGACCAATCTCTCAAAGAAGCTCTAACGGAATGTAAGCTAAAAGATGTCAAAGGGGGCAGGAAAAACCTTTCCTTCAGGAGTCTATACTCTCTGGAGCTGACAAGAAAATTAGAGATCAGTGCAGAAGAAATAGTCAGTTGCTATGAGTTGCCTGAAGTCTTAGATAGATACTTAAGATGTCCGTTTTGTCCTGGAAGAGAAAAGCAATCTGGTAATAGTAATGACAACCATTTGAAAGAAGCATCCAGGAGATGTGAAGACGTAACTGGTAACTTCTTATACTATCCCACAGCGATGGATTTTCAACAAAACAATCTCGAACATTTTCAGACGCACTGGAGCAAAGGGCATCCTGTTATAGTTCGTAGTGTGTTAAAGGGAGGCTCAAGCCTTAACTGGGATCCAGTAGCCATGTTCTGTAACTATCTTAGGAACAGCAATAGAAAAACCGGTAATACAACTGATTGCATGGATTGGTTTGAG GTAGAAATTGGGGTAAAGCAAGTTTTTTTGGGCTCTTTGAGAGGGAAGGCTGAGACTAATACTTGTCAAGAGAGGATGAAGCTGGATGGATGGCTTTCATCTTCTTTGTTTAAAGAACAGTTCCCAAATCATTATGCTGAAATACTGAGAATATTACCACTTCCTCATTACATGGATCCGAGGTGTGGTCTACTAAATATGGCTGCCGACCTGCCTGACAGTATCCAGACACCCAAGCTAGGTCCATGCCTCAGTATTTCCTACAGGAGTGGTGAAGATGCAAAGCTTGATTATCTGAAGAAGCTAGGTTTTGAAACTTGTGACACG GTTGATATCTTGTTGCATGTCACAGAAACACTAGTGTCTACAAAACAGATCTGCAGAATAAGAAAGCTAATGAGAAATATCGGAAGAGTAAGATCTAAAAACCCAGAAAAGGTTAAGGAGAGCAGATTTGGTAGGGGAAAGAAGCAAGATAGGAATAACGCTTCATATGTTCAGAGGGATCTGTCGGACGACTATTCTAGTTCTGACTCAGAATCTTCTCAACTCTGTTTAGGCAGTGAGTTTCAGGTAGAGGAAAGAGAAAGTTCCAGTGACTCCTGTGTAGAAGAAAGCCTAAGCAACTCTTGTGGTGCCCGATGGGATGTATTCCAGACGCAAGATGTTTCTAAACTTCTTGAGTATATGAACAACCATTCTCTCGAGCTGGCACCCATGGGTTCCACCAAAACAAAA GCGAGTCATCCATTGCTTGAGCAGAGTTACTATCTTGATGAGTGTCACAAAGCAAAGCTTAAGGAAGAGTTTG ATGTTGAACCATGGAGTTTTGATCAATGTGTTGGTGAAGCAGTCATCGTCCCTGCTGGATGTCcataccaaaataaaaagaataag TCTTGCGTAAATGCGGTCCTGAATTTTCTTTCACCTGAGCACGTTGCTGAATCTGTTAAACGAATGGAAGAACTTAATCAACTTCCTCAGAGCGTCAAAACGAAAGCAAACAAGATTGAG GTGAAGAAAATGGCGATCCATAAAGTCAGCGAAGCCATAAAGGAAATCAGGGAGCGCACATCTTCAGGTTCAAGCGCTGCATCGAGATTATAA